One Ignisphaera sp. DNA window includes the following coding sequences:
- a CDS encoding DUF61 family protein, with protein MNEDSSKIDKLLELELRVANKHLPIQRLTIEELINMSYPYVRLRDGSIHTFKKSELKKLRSYLNAEEAKKLLLPIIVILRPDLGEGTAVIEDPIAASIVAKILGIRYSGGDKLTLYKPHIAFLRRSYDTLFQFALSIDFSSERESQISP; from the coding sequence ATGAATGAAGATAGTTCCAAAATCGATAAACTGCTAGAGCTTGAGCTCAGAGTTGCAAATAAACACCTGCCAATTCAGAGACTAACAATTGAAGAACTTATAAACATGTCGTACCCCTATGTAAGACTTCGTGACGGATCAATACACACATTTAAAAAATCTGAGCTCAAAAAGCTTAGATCTTATCTCAACGCTGAAGAAGCAAAAAAATTGCTTCTCCCCATAATAGTTATACTAAGACCAGATTTAGGTGAAGGAACTGCAGTCATAGAGGATCCAATTGCGGCAAGTATAGTAGCAAAAATTCTTGGCATCAGATATAGTGGAGGTGATAAACTTACTCTCTATAAGCCCCATATTGCTTTCCTCAGAAGATCCTACGACACTTTGTTTCAATTCGCACTTTCTATAGATTTTTCATCGGAGAGAGAAAGTCAAATCAGCCCTTAG
- a CDS encoding diphthine--ammonia ligase yields MAKAIVIFSGGKDSVFALHTALLQGFEIAALITFKPSSTHPWYVHSPFVDYTWIQARLLHMEDRHIIIDINSSDRFREQAEIRRALKDITKKIDFDYIVLGIIASDAQRMLFADICEDLGVKLYTPFWGKDPYKHLLDIISSDIKFIITSINTWGLPRVFLGRVIDYELALKIVALSKKYGFNPSFEGGEAETFVIYTPLFGAYKICIEYDIEVVSEYEGYVNPKKVSICQLPQF; encoded by the coding sequence TATTTGCCTTGCATACAGCACTTTTGCAGGGTTTCGAAATAGCTGCGCTAATCACCTTTAAACCTTCTTCTACACATCCATGGTATGTCCATAGTCCATTCGTAGATTATACATGGATTCAGGCCAGGCTATTACATATGGAAGATAGGCACATCATCATTGATATAAACAGTAGTGATAGGTTTAGAGAACAAGCAGAGATTAGAAGGGCTTTAAAGGACATAACCAAAAAAATCGATTTTGACTATATAGTTCTCGGGATTATTGCAAGCGATGCACAGCGAATGCTTTTTGCAGATATTTGCGAAGATCTGGGAGTCAAATTGTATACCCCATTCTGGGGCAAAGACCCCTATAAACATCTACTCGATATTATCTCAAGTGATATCAAATTTATAATAACATCTATAAATACATGGGGACTGCCGAGAGTTTTTCTAGGCCGTGTCATAGACTATGAACTCGCCTTAAAGATTGTAGCACTTTCAAAAAAATATGGTTTTAATCCATCTTTTGAAGGTGGCGAAGCAGAAACATTCGTAATATACACACCACTATTTGGAGCCTATAAAATTTGTATAGAATATGATATCGAAGTGGTAAGCGAATATGAGGGATATGTTAATCCAAAAAAAGTTTCTATATGCCAGCTCCCTCAATTTTAG